The segment AAACAGGAGTACTAGGGCAACAACCAGACCGTAGATGGTTAGCGCCTCCATAAACGCCAAGCTGAGCAGTAGCGTACCGCGAATTTTACCTTCAGCCTCCGGCTGACGGGCAATTCCTTCCACAGCTTGACCAGCCGCGTTACCTTGACCAATTC is part of the Synechococcales cyanobacterium T60_A2020_003 genome and harbors:
- the atpE gene encoding ATP synthase F0 subunit C codes for the protein IGQGNAAGQAVEGIARQPEAEGKIRGTLLLSLAFMEALTIYGLVVALVLLFANPFA